The Patescibacteria group bacterium region AAGGGGTCTCCTAGAGAGAGCCCTTTTTTCTTACAGAAATAATTTAACACAACAAAAAGACCCCCTGACTTTTTGGAGAATTTAATCTCTGAAAGTCAGGGGGTTTTAGTTAGAAAAGAACGACGAGCGGGACGAGTTTCTAAGTAGCGCAGTACTTACGGCCATCCATGGTTACGAGGTAAATTTTCGGACCAGGATTGTTAAGGGGGAGGGAAATCTGGAAGTATAAGCAATTCAGACTGGCTTGATAGAAACTGGAATTACTCATATTTCCATAATTACTCGGGGAATTATAGTTCCCCCCGGCCCGGAAATAGTACATACCACCGGAATTAATAATTTGGTTAATAGAAATCTTGATAAAACCCCAATCACTCCCAGGAATAAGACTCTGGTGTCTTAAACTCCAATTTCCGGGCAGGGAATCATATCCATAGAATACGAAAGGATTAGCACCCGGGAAGTAGGATTGGTTGTTCAAAAAAACTACCAAAGTGTCATCAGTGTTAGCGGTTCCATTCAGTTCAACGGTTAAACGTACGGTCGGTGCTACACCAGTTAAAGAATCTCCGGTTAAGCCTGGAATATTAACGCCTTGCTGTGAGGTATAAACAACACCGTTATAGCAATAACAATGGAATACACCTCCGGATGGTGGAGTCGGGTGCCAATAGACGCTCCCAGGATAGTTAGCCCAATTACCAGCCGCATCGCCATAAGACTGAACTTCGAGCCCGTTATATCTGACAACATGCCAAATTTTCCAGGCCTCACCCGAAATCATCATGGTATCAGTATTAGCTATGGTAACCTGGCTCCAATTACTGTGATCACCGACATGCCAAGCGGGATTGAAGAAAGCCTGACGCACGCCGAAGGTGTAGTTGTACGCGCCTACCATAGGGCCACTGGTAACTAAAACTGATTTCAAACAACGAAACTCCATGCCGCTGCTGTTTAAACCAACTAGGACGGTGTGGGTTAAAATGACAGTGGAACCGCTGCTGGGAACGATGGTAACTGTTAAGGTGTAAGTACCGGCGGCCATATACTTATGGACGACCTGGCTAATGCCAGTTCCAGTGGTATAGGGGCTATTGTCACCAAAATTCCAGGTAACCGTGAAGTTCACGCCGCTTTGATTCTCTAGATAGAATATTACCGGGACGGCTATGCCGGTTTCGGTGGTATCAGCTGAAGATTGGGAACTTGATTTTAGGAGGAAACCTCCGTTGTCAGGATTGGGGACATTCGGCTCGGAGAAGTCATAATCCTTCATGCAAGCCGGAAGCAACATCACTAAGGCCAGGAATACAAAAATTCTGCCAACCAAAAAATTGATCTGTTTTCTCATTGTCTACGTTTTAAGGGTTTATTTGATACAAAAAATTATTCGGGTATATATGTTGATATGAAATTTTCAAAGAACCAATAATATTTAAATTATTTATTCAATAACTCATGATAAATCTTAAGGGTATTCTGACTGATATCATCCCAGCTGTATTCATGCTTGACCCTGTTAAGGGCTTTATTTCCTAATTCCGAAACCAAAGACTCGTCTTTTAATAACTGTTCTAATTTAACTCTTAAATCCTGATAATCCTTATCTCTAAAAGTGACGCCAGCTTCGGCCACCGCTTCTTTATTGGCGGTAATATCACTGACTATACACGCCAAGCCATAGGACATCGCTTCAAGTAAAGCTAAAGACAAGCCTTCGGATTCAGAGGGCTGGACTAAGAGATAAGCGTTAGAAAACAGCTCGTTAAGGGTTTTGCCAGATTGGTTGCCGGTAAAGATGATATTTTCATTGCCCTTGGCTAAATCATAAAGTTCCTGAACATAATCATCAGTATAAGAACCGGCGCCAACGATGACTAGCTTCTTATCGGTTTTTATCTCTTGATAGGCTTTAAGGAGATATTGGACACCTTTATGGCGCACTAAGCGGCCGACCCATAAAATGTAGGAACCTTTATTCAATCCCCAGCGAGCCGTAATTTCTTCGGCCGCTAACTTATCAGGAATAAAGACTCCATTCGGAATATATATCGGATCGTTATGATAAGTAGCCCCGGTATAAGCGGTTAATTCATGGGAAGTAGTAATCACCCTATCAGCATAACGATTACCTAGTCTTTCCCCTAGTTTAAGATACCAGCGAGCCAAGCGACCCCATTTCTGATGGTGGTAATCCTGGCAATGGAAGGTAAAAACGACCGGAGTCTTAGGTTTAAGGATTTTCAAAAGAGGAATAAGAGAGCCGGGACCGATAGACTGGACATGAATGATATCAACCCGGTGCCGCAACAGATCCAAACAAGATAAGAAGGTCCGTATAATGGCTTCTAGGTTCTTTAGGGGGAGGGAAGGAATATTGATTAATTTAACCCGCCCATCTTTTACCAAGTTGGGTTGGTTATAATCCTTCTGGCCATAGACCAAAACTTCGTGTCCGGCCGAAGCGAGCTTACTCACTAAGCCCTCAACGTGTCTTTCGACCCCGCCAGTCTTAGCTGGCAAGCCTTTTTGTCCGATAAAAGCAATCTTCATATATCATTTGTAACAATTAATAATACTATAAATAAAATTATTTGTCAATAAACATTACAATAAAAAACAGAGCCTGTCAAGCTCTGTTTTTATGCTTATTTTAAACAAATAACTATAACCAACGCTTTCTTTTGAACACAAAAAGCATACTTACGCCAATAAGGGCCATTAAACCAATAATTATCCAAAAATCATAATGCCGACTGACTATCGGCATATACTCGGTCCTCATGCTGAAAATGGCAGCCAATAAGGTTAAAGGGAAGACGATTACGGAAAAAATAGTCAGGGTTTTCATGATGCTAGTCATCTGGTTATCTAATAATGACTGGTTGGTCATACCTAAAACTTCAATCATTTCTTTCTGGTTATCCAACATCTCCCAGATGCGCTTGGAATGGTCAACTAAGCGATCATAGCATTTCTTAAGTTCAGCCCGGGGAACTAAGCTGCTTCTCATCTCAGTCAAACGGCTCAGAATATTCTTATGGTTCTGCATTATCCGCCTGATATTGATAACATTCCGACGCAAATCTAGAATTTTCTGAGTGGCCTTCTTGGGTTCATTGGAAAATATTAAATTTTCTAAACGATTAATCGTAATGCTATTCTTGTCCAATAAGGCGTAACAGTTCTGGATGAGCTTGTCTAATAATTCATATAACAAGATGGCGGAAGACTCGAAATTATATGACAAAAGGGAATCAGGATTCTTGCGGCAGAGACTGAAAAAATCATCTAGGGAAGGAATGTTGCCGTTATGGATGGTAATCAGATAACCGTGACCGATAAAGAATTCGATTTCAGCAGCAACGATCCGGTTGCCGCGAAAAACTGGAAAATGGAGGATCAAAAAAACATAATCATCTTCCTCAAAAATCATCGGCCTTTGGGAAAAAATCGAGGCGATTGAAGCCCGCAGATGGTTAAGGTTGAAATTATATTGCTTACGTAAGTAGGCGATTTCCTTTTTCCCGGCCTGGGAAATATTCAGCCAGCGTAGACTGCCGGGGTTTTTAGGATTATCTAAAATGATTTCCTGGATCTTCTCGGAAATCCGACGATAATTATACATAAATGAAATTAAATAAGATGATTTTATTATAACATAATTTTATAAAACAAGAAATTGTCAAGCGGCCGGTCATTGCCAAAACAAGCCGATGTTATATAATAAAAATATGAATATTTTAGGAATCGAGGTCTCAGAGCTGTCCCAGGAAGAAGTCTGGAAAAAAATCAGAAGCTTCTTAACAGATGGCCGACCGCACTACATCGTCACTCCTAACCCGGAAATAATTCTCGCCTCTCATCAAGATGAGGAGTTTTTTTATATCTTAAACCAAGCTGATCTAGCTCCGGCTGACGGCTTCGGTTTAAAACTCGCCGCCCTAACCAGAGGGAAGGCGCTGCCACGGATCAGCGGATCAGACCTGAGCCCGAAAATACTAGAATTAGCCGCCCAAAAAGAGTTAAGGGTGGCAATCATTAATTTCAAATACGGATTGTCTAAAAAAGACGACATAGAAACCGCTTTAAAGAAAAAATTCCCTGAGCTGAAGATGATAATTATAGATACTGACAAAAAATCAGAGTTAAGCGCCGAGGAACTACACTTGATAAATCAATTTTCTCCCAACATCCTGTTTACTAGCCTGGGTGCCCCCTACCAAGAAAAGATTATCTGGCACAGCCTAGCCCAGATTCCCAGCCTTAATCTGGCCTTAGGGGTTGGCGGCAGCTTTGATTTCATCACCGGTAAGATAAAGAGAGCGCCTAAGCTAATGAGACGCTTGGGCTTGGAATGGCTATTTAGACTAATCAAACAACCCTGGCGCGCGCAAAGGATATTTAAGGCAACTTTCATATTTTCCACCAAGGTATTTTTCTGGCGCTTCGTCCACCCTTTTATGTACCGTCCCAACGTCGCCTGCTGGTTATATCGTGAATGTAGCGGTACTTACGAAGTCCTAATAGTGGAAAGAAGGGAAGAAAAGGGTCACTGGCAGTTACCTCAAGGAGGAACCGACGGTCAGAGCCTGCAGAAAGCTGGAGCCAGAGAGCTAGAAGAAGAATTGGACACTAAAAAGCTAATCGTCCGGGCCTGCTATCGTAATCTCTATAAATACAAAATGCCCAGTTTGATCCAAAAAATATACGGCTACAAAGGCCAAAGCCAGGGCTTATGCCTAGCGGAATTTATCGGTGAAGACGATGATATCAAGATAAATTTTTGGGACCACCAGGCCTGGGCTTGGGTCAAGCTTGATGATTTATTAGAACGTCTACACCCAGTACGCCGCGCAGGGGCAAAAATATTCCTCAGTAAGTTCCAAGAATATCTAAAGCAAAATAATCAATAATATATGGCAAAAAAAATTAGGTTGCGTTTTGCACCTTCGCCAACCGGCTTCCTTCACATCGGAAACCTACGTTCCGCCCTTTTCGGCTACTTACTCGCCAAGAGCTGGAAGGGAAAATTCATATTACGCATCGAAGATACTGATCAAAAAAGGGAAGTCGAGGGCGCTATTGGTAAACTCTTGGATATCTTAGCTTGGATAGGCATCAAATTTGACGAAGGTCCAGGCTTGGGCGGCGACTTCGGCCCCTATATCCAAACCCAACGCTTAGAAACATACCATGAACTATCCAAAGAGCTTATCGCCAGCGGCCAAGCCTATCGCTGTTTCTGTAGCGAGGAACGCTTAACGAAGATGCGAGAGGACCAGCAAGCTAATAAGCAAGCGCCACGATATGACCGCCTGTGCCGCCATCTTAGTGCCGAAGAAATAGATGATAAGCTGAAAAGCGGATATAAATACGTTATCCGTCAAAAGATGCCTCTGGAGGGCGAAATTAAAGTATACGACGAATTACGTGGAGAAATAACTTTTTCCGCCGCTGATTTAGATGACCAGGTCTTGATCAAATCTGACGGCGTCCCGACTTATCAATTTGCCAATATCGTTGACGACCACCTGATGGAAATTTCCCACGTTACTAGAGGGGAAGAGTGGTTGCCCTCCTTCCCTAAGAATATCTTGCTCTACCAGGCTTTCGGCTGGACGCCGCCAAAATTTATCCATCTTCCCCTCATCCTCAATAAAGGCGGGGGCAAGTTAAGCAAAAGGCAGGGCGATGTCTTCGTGGAAGATTATAAGAATAAAGGCTATCTACCTGAAGCCATCACCAATTTTTGCGCTTTGCTCGGATGGCACGCTAAAGATGATCAGGAGTTATACGTCCTGAAAGATCTGGTTAAAAAATTCAGCCTCGAAGGCTTAGGGTCTAGCCCGGCCATCTTTGATTTAGATAAATTAAATTACTTTAACGCCTACTACTTAAGGAAGAAGAGCCTCAAGGAATTAAGTGAAATCTGCTTGCCCTTCCTTTTGGCGGCCGGGGTGATAGAAACGGCCGGGCGCAGTTATAAGGTAGTAAGCGATGGGCGCCTAATTACCAGTCCCCAGCTTAAAAAAGTAATTGCCTTAGCCCAAGAAAGATTAGTTTGCGGCCAAGATATAACCGAGCTCACCCTATTTATTTGGCAAGAGATTTCCTATCCTCCCGATCTTTTACGCTGGAAGAGTTTGGATCTGGCTACCATTAAAGCTAACCTGGAGGAGTTATACCAGCTTCTATCTGTCATTGAAAAGAAAAACTGGGACAAAGATTATTTAGAAACTCTCATAATTAATTACCTGAAAAGCCATAATAAGCCGAATGGAGATTATCTATGGCCCCTACGCGTCTCTTTGAGCGGAGCTAAAAACAGTCCCAGCCCATTTGAAATTGCCGGTGCTCTAGGCAAGGACTTAAGTTTGCAAAGGATAGTGAAGGGGATTAGTTTGATAAAATAGGACTGAAAAAACCGCTTTTTTAGCGGTTTTTTATTTCCCAAAAGCTTTTGAATATGATATAATAGCGATATAAAACCATGAAAAAGATAGTCAGAGTTTTAATATTACTTCTTCTTATCGGCTCGATACTGCCTAGAGCCGGTTTTGTCTTAGGGCAGAATGGCGGCGATTTTAATGAAGAAATAGATACCTTAAATCAAAAAATCCAGGCTCAAAAGAAACAGATTGAAACGCTCCAATCTAAACAACGAGCCTATTCCGCCTTAATCGCTGAAAAACAGAAAGAGAAAAACAGCCTCAATAAGCAGTTATCAATCTTGGAAGATTCCGCCGCTAAATTACAACTGGATATTGACGGCGTTAATCTGGAAATAGATAGAAACAATTTAGAAACTAAGAAAATACAACTTAATATCGAAAATACCGACCGGGCCATCAGTCGAGAAAAAGAACATATGGCTCGACTGCTCAGGCTGATATACAAGCAAGACCAAGTCTCCACCTTGGAAATTCTTTTGCTTAACGATTCTTTAACTGAATTCCTTAACCAGATGAAATATCTGGAAAATACCAACGAAGAGATCGCTAATAGCTTAGAAACCTTGCAAGAAAATAAAAATGAATTAGAGATAAACAAGCAAGCCTTGCTTGATAAGAAAAAGGAGCTGGACAGTTTGCAGGCGGATCTACAAGAAAAAAATGGCCGCTTGGTAGCAGAAAAAGAAGACAAAGAATTTATCTTAGACCAAACCAGGTCTTCGGAAAAAGCCTATCAGAATCTCTTAGCCCAAGCGAAAAGGGAACAGGACCAAGCCGCTAGTGAAATTCTCAGCTTAGAAAAGACGGTTAGGGATAAATTAGCTAAAAGCCAAAAAAATAAATTAGACAATTCTGACTCTAGTATGGCTTGGCCGGTAGCTAAGAGCTACGTCACTGCCACCTTCCATGATCCTGATTATCCCTTCCGAAATCTTTTAGGTGAACATTCTGGAGTAGATATCAGAGCGGGCCAGGGCAGTTTGGTTAAAGCGGCCGCTTCAGGCTATGTCGCCCGAGTCAAATTCAATGGCACGAAGAGCTATGCCTATATCATGATCATCCATAATGATGGCCTATCAACTGTCTACGGCCACGTCTCCGGGGTAAATGTGGAAGCCGACCAATATGTGGAAAAGGGGCAGATCATAGGCCGTAGCGGTGGTATGCCTGGCTCGATCGGATCCGGCGGCTTCACCAGTGGACCCCATCTCCATTTTGAAGTCCGTAAAAACGGCTTGCCAGTTGACCCTCTAGAATACTTACCATAAAAATAGCTAATATCAAACAAAAAACACTATTACTAAATAGTGTTTTTTATATTGACAAATAATATTAAATATGTTATAATTGCACTAGTTAATTTTAAAATATATACAGAAATGGAAGCTTACTTATATGTTAATATTGGCCTTTTTACTCTGTCTATGATTTGTGGCATCATAGGAATACGTAGACTGAAAAAAACCATAGCCTGGAATAGGCAAAACAAAAAAGAATTCCAGGAAAGAATGGAAGCAATACAAAAAAAAGCCGCCCTCGAATGAGAGCGGCCCTTTTTTTATCTTAATCTTTTAGCGGATGAAACTTCTGTTGGATCTTCCTGGCATATAAATCAGAAGCGTGTACATATCTGGTCGTAGTATCTAAGGACTCATGGCCCAAAAGAACCTGGATAGCAGCCGGGTTAGCGCCTGATTCGGCCAAATAAGTAGCGAAGCCATGCCTTAGGGAGTGAGCGGAGGTGGGGACATTAATGCCCAAGAGCTCACGATATTTTTTTATCCTTTCCTGTAAATAATTAGTAGATATTTTTTTATTCTTTTCCGTATTATTTAAACCGCGATAGGGAATGAAAACGAAAGGGGAATCGGAACTACCTCTCGCCTTATCAATATACTCATTTAAGTGTTTAAAGGCTCTAGGGGTGAGATAGACAAAGCGTTCTTTCTTGCCTTTGCCCAAGACGAATATCTTACCTTCTTTATCAATCGCGTTCAATTTTAAATTCACCAACTCAGAAATTCTCAAACCGGTAGAAAACAAGACTTCTAGCATAGCTCGATTACGAGAAGCTACTAGAACGTTTTTTTCAAAACGTGAAGGAAATTCCAAAAGTTTAACCAACTCATCTAATTCCGCAACCTGCGGTTTTTTCTTAACAGTCTTGATCATTTTTATCACATCCGGGGGCAGGGGAGCTTTATAGTCCATTTCAATCAGGTATTTGAAGTAGGTCCTAATAACAGAGAGCATGCGGTTAATAGAGTAGGCATTGAGGCGTTTCTGGCCTAAACGGCTATTAGCGGTCTTGCGGTCAACCGAAGTGAGTAAGGCTTTATAGTTTAAAATATCCCGTTTACTCAAATTAGAAAATTTAATTTTATTTTCATTTAAAAATTCCGCGAATACTTCTAAGTCGCGTTCGTAATTATATAAAGTCTCCGGGGAATAGTTGTTGACCTTGAGATTGAGGAGAAAATCATCAAACAAGGGCAGTTGATTGGGCATACTGGCTTTGATTAGGCTTTATCTATAACTGAGTATAATATCCCTTACACTCAGTTATATTCTAGCTAATTCCTAGGATATATGCAATCAGCTAGTTAAAGCCTGGTAATAAGCAATCCCCAGAAATGGACATCCGGATTAAACAAAAGGATGATCTTAATAGCCAGGATAAAAGCTCCGATAACAATCAAACAAAAAACCAAGATTGCCAGGAAAAATGTAATTTTAAAAAGATTTTCCATATATTATTGATAATAGACCTTATCTTGATACCTAAGGTCGATATATTTTAATTTAGCAAAAGCATCTTTAATCGTCTCCTTTTTAACCACCAAAAGCTTATTAAGCTGGTCCAGAGCCTCTTCCCTGGTGCTGAAGTAGATTTCCGGGCCT contains the following coding sequences:
- a CDS encoding PKD domain-containing protein, translated to MRKQINFLVGRIFVFLALVMLLPACMKDYDFSEPNVPNPDNGGFLLKSSSQSSADTTETGIAVPVIFYLENQSGVNFTVTWNFGDNSPYTTGTGISQVVHKYMAAGTYTLTVTIVPSSGSTVILTHTVLVGLNSSGMEFRCLKSVLVTSGPMVGAYNYTFGVRQAFFNPAWHVGDHSNWSQVTIANTDTMMISGEAWKIWHVVRYNGLEVQSYGDAAGNWANYPGSVYWHPTPPSGGVFHCYCYNGVVYTSQQGVNIPGLTGDSLTGVAPTVRLTVELNGTANTDDTLVVFLNNQSYFPGANPFVFYGYDSLPGNWSLRHQSLIPGSDWGFIKISINQIINSGGMYYFRAGGNYNSPSNYGNMSNSSFYQASLNCLYFQISLPLNNPGPKIYLVTMDGRKYCAT
- a CDS encoding glycosyltransferase family 4 protein, with the translated sequence MKIAFIGQKGLPAKTGGVERHVEGLVSKLASAGHEVLVYGQKDYNQPNLVKDGRVKLINIPSLPLKNLEAIIRTFLSCLDLLRHRVDIIHVQSIGPGSLIPLLKILKPKTPVVFTFHCQDYHHQKWGRLARWYLKLGERLGNRYADRVITTSHELTAYTGATYHNDPIYIPNGVFIPDKLAAEEITARWGLNKGSYILWVGRLVRHKGVQYLLKAYQEIKTDKKLVIVGAGSYTDDYVQELYDLAKGNENIIFTGNQSGKTLNELFSNAYLLVQPSESEGLSLALLEAMSYGLACIVSDITANKEAVAEAGVTFRDKDYQDLRVKLEQLLKDESLVSELGNKALNRVKHEYSWDDISQNTLKIYHELLNK
- a CDS encoding magnesium transporter CorA family protein, whose translation is MYNYRRISEKIQEIILDNPKNPGSLRWLNISQAGKKEIAYLRKQYNFNLNHLRASIASIFSQRPMIFEEDDYVFLILHFPVFRGNRIVAAEIEFFIGHGYLITIHNGNIPSLDDFFSLCRKNPDSLLSYNFESSAILLYELLDKLIQNCYALLDKNSITINRLENLIFSNEPKKATQKILDLRRNVINIRRIMQNHKNILSRLTEMRSSLVPRAELKKCYDRLVDHSKRIWEMLDNQKEMIEVLGMTNQSLLDNQMTSIMKTLTIFSVIVFPLTLLAAIFSMRTEYMPIVSRHYDFWIIIGLMALIGVSMLFVFKRKRWL
- a CDS encoding WecB/TagA/CpsF family glycosyltransferase; translation: MNILGIEVSELSQEEVWKKIRSFLTDGRPHYIVTPNPEIILASHQDEEFFYILNQADLAPADGFGLKLAALTRGKALPRISGSDLSPKILELAAQKELRVAIINFKYGLSKKDDIETALKKKFPELKMIIIDTDKKSELSAEELHLINQFSPNILFTSLGAPYQEKIIWHSLAQIPSLNLALGVGGSFDFITGKIKRAPKLMRRLGLEWLFRLIKQPWRAQRIFKATFIFSTKVFFWRFVHPFMYRPNVACWLYRECSGTYEVLIVERREEKGHWQLPQGGTDGQSLQKAGARELEEELDTKKLIVRACYRNLYKYKMPSLIQKIYGYKGQSQGLCLAEFIGEDDDIKINFWDHQAWAWVKLDDLLERLHPVRRAGAKIFLSKFQEYLKQNNQ
- the gltX gene encoding glutamate--tRNA ligase → MAKKIRLRFAPSPTGFLHIGNLRSALFGYLLAKSWKGKFILRIEDTDQKREVEGAIGKLLDILAWIGIKFDEGPGLGGDFGPYIQTQRLETYHELSKELIASGQAYRCFCSEERLTKMREDQQANKQAPRYDRLCRHLSAEEIDDKLKSGYKYVIRQKMPLEGEIKVYDELRGEITFSAADLDDQVLIKSDGVPTYQFANIVDDHLMEISHVTRGEEWLPSFPKNILLYQAFGWTPPKFIHLPLILNKGGGKLSKRQGDVFVEDYKNKGYLPEAITNFCALLGWHAKDDQELYVLKDLVKKFSLEGLGSSPAIFDLDKLNYFNAYYLRKKSLKELSEICLPFLLAAGVIETAGRSYKVVSDGRLITSPQLKKVIALAQERLVCGQDITELTLFIWQEISYPPDLLRWKSLDLATIKANLEELYQLLSVIEKKNWDKDYLETLIINYLKSHNKPNGDYLWPLRVSLSGAKNSPSPFEIAGALGKDLSLQRIVKGISLIK
- a CDS encoding peptidoglycan DD-metalloendopeptidase family protein, encoding MKKIVRVLILLLLIGSILPRAGFVLGQNGGDFNEEIDTLNQKIQAQKKQIETLQSKQRAYSALIAEKQKEKNSLNKQLSILEDSAAKLQLDIDGVNLEIDRNNLETKKIQLNIENTDRAISREKEHMARLLRLIYKQDQVSTLEILLLNDSLTEFLNQMKYLENTNEEIANSLETLQENKNELEINKQALLDKKKELDSLQADLQEKNGRLVAEKEDKEFILDQTRSSEKAYQNLLAQAKREQDQAASEILSLEKTVRDKLAKSQKNKLDNSDSSMAWPVAKSYVTATFHDPDYPFRNLLGEHSGVDIRAGQGSLVKAAASGYVARVKFNGTKSYAYIMIIHNDGLSTVYGHVSGVNVEADQYVEKGQIIGRSGGMPGSIGSGGFTSGPHLHFEVRKNGLPVDPLEYLP
- a CDS encoding tyrosine-type recombinase/integrase, translating into MPNQLPLFDDFLLNLKVNNYSPETLYNYERDLEVFAEFLNENKIKFSNLSKRDILNYKALLTSVDRKTANSRLGQKRLNAYSINRMLSVIRTYFKYLIEMDYKAPLPPDVIKMIKTVKKKPQVAELDELVKLLEFPSRFEKNVLVASRNRAMLEVLFSTGLRISELVNLKLNAIDKEGKIFVLGKGKKERFVYLTPRAFKHLNEYIDKARGSSDSPFVFIPYRGLNNTEKNKKISTNYLQERIKKYRELLGINVPTSAHSLRHGFATYLAESGANPAAIQVLLGHESLDTTTRYVHASDLYARKIQQKFHPLKD